ATTCCTGACGGACGCCGATCCCGGCTTCCAGCTGTTCGAAACGACCGCCGCCACGCGTGCGGACGGCATCCGGCATCTCGATCGCCATCTGGCGCGACTGCAGCGTAGCGCGGATGCGTTCGGCTTCCGCTTCGACGCCGACGCGTTGCGTCGCGAGATCGACGCGCGCTGCGCGGCGCTCGACGGCGACGGCGCTTACCGGATGAAGCTCGCGCTCGCGAAGGACGGCACGATCGAGATCATCACGGCGCCGCTCAAGCCGCTGCCGGCGGGGCCGGTCGGCGTGCTGCTGGCGTCCGCGCACGGCTTCGCACCGACTCGCGCGAACGATGCGCTGCTGCTGCACAAGACCACGCGCCGCGCCGAATACGATCGCGCGTGGCAGGCGGCGGAGGCACTCGGCGGTTTCGACATGCTGTTCGTCAACGAGCGCGGCGAGGTGACGGAAGGCGGGCGCTCGAACCTGTTCGTGAAGCTCGACGGCCAGTGGGTGACGCCGCCGCTCGAGTCCGGCGTGCTGCCGGGCGTGATGCGCGGCGTGCTGCTCGACGATCGTGCGTTCGGCGCGACGGAGCGGGTCGTGACCCGCGACGATCTCGCGCGTGCGGAGGCGCTATTGCTGACCAACGCGCTGCGCGGCGCGCTCGACGCGGTACTGAAGTAACCGGCAGAGCGACCGCTACTGGCAGCGTAAGCAAGAAAAAGCGCGGCGCCCCGCAAAGGGCGCCGCGCTTTTTTCATCGAGGCGCCGGCGAACGCATCGCCGGCACTTCCCCGGACGTCAGAACGAATGCTCTGGGCCGGGGAACGAACCGTCCTTCACCGCGCGCACGTACGCTTCGACGGCCGCCTGGATATTCGATTCGCCCTGCATGAAATCCTTCACGAAGCGCGGCCGTTTGCCGGGGAACACACCGAGCATGTCGTGCAGCACGAGCACCTGGCCCGAGCAGTCGGCGCCTGCGCCGATGCCGATCGTCGGCACGCGCAGCATGTGCGTGACTTCGGACCCGATCAGCGTCGGCACGGCTTCGAGCAGCACGACCTGCGCACCGGCCGCTTCGACCGCGCGCGCGTCGCGCAGCAGTTGCGCGGCGCCGGCTTCGGTCTTGCCTTGCACCTTGAAACCGCCGAACGCGTGCACCGACTGCGGCGTGAGGCCCACGTGCGCACACACGGGCACCGCGCGCTCCACGAGGAAGCGGATCGTCTCGGCGAGCCATTCACCGCCTTCCAGCTTGACCATCTGCGCCCCGGCGCGCATCAACTTGACGCTGCTCGCGAATGCCTCGGCCGGCGTGCCGTACGTGCCGAACGGCAGGTCGGCCATGATCAGCGCGCGCGGCTGCGCGCGGGCGACGCAGGCGGTGTGATACGCGATGTCGTCGAGCGACACGGGCAGCGTGGTCGAGTGGCCCTGCAGCACGTTGCCGAGCGAATCGCCGATCAGCAGCACGTCGACGCCCGAACGGTCGAGCAGTGCGGAAAAGCTCGCGTCGTAGCAGGTGAGCATTGCGATCTTCTCGCCGGCGTCGCGCATTGCCTGCAGCTTGGGCACCGTGACGGCAGGCCGGCTCGATTCCTGGAGATAGGTCATGGGAAATCCGGTTCGAATGGGTGAGGAACGACAGGCGAGGACGCGTCAGCGCGTCGTCTCGCCCTTGACGAAGAATTCCTTGCGGCCGCGCATCGTCTCGATGCGCTCGACCAGCAGGGCGAGATCTTCGGGGGAATCCAGCGGGTTCAGGTGTTCGGCCGCGACCGTCAGCACCGGCGTGCGATCGTAGTGGTAGAAGAATTCGTTGTACGCGTCGACGAGCGAGCGCAGGTACGCATCGCTGATCTGCAGTTCCATCGGCAGCCCGCGCTTCTGGATGCGCGAGAACAGCACTTCCGGGCTCGCCTGCAGGTAGACGACGAGGTCGGGCGACGGCGCCTGCGGCACGTCGACGTGCGTCGCGACCGAGCGATAGAGCTGCCACTCGTCTTCCGGCAGGTTCAGCCGCGCGAAGATGTCGTTCTTCTGCGGCATGAAATCGGCGATGACCGGGCGGCCCGTTTCGAGCGCACCGATCAGCTCGCGAGCCTGCTGCGCGCGCTGCAGCGCGAACGACAGCTGCACGGGCAGCGCGTAGCGCGCGGTGTCGCGATAGAAGCGTTCGAGGAACGGGTTGTCCTGCGGGCGCTCGAGCAGCGTCTGCATCGACCAGCGTTCGCCGAGCAGGCGCGCGAGCGTCGTCTTGCCGACGCCGATCGGGCCTTCGATCACGAGATAGCGATGCGGGGCGCGCAGGTCGGGCGCGGTGACGGTGAGGGGAGTCGGGGTCATCGGCAGCGGTTCTTGTCGGCGGCTTCGCTGGCAGCGAGCGCCTTCTGCATCAGGCACTGGCAGGTCTGCACCTTCTCGACGCGCTGGTCCGCGACGGCGGCGAGGAAGGCATCGGCCCGGCCGCGCGCGGGGATGTCGAGTGCCGGCTCGATCTCGACGAGCGGCACGAGTGCGAACGCACGGTCGGTGAGGCGCGGATGCGGGACGATCAGGTCGGGCTCGTCGATCGAATCGTCGCCGAACAGCAGGATGTCGAGATCGAGCGTGCGCGGCGCGTTGCGATACGGGCGCTCGCGGCCGAAGTGATGTTCGATCTTCTGGCACAGCGCGAGCAGCTCGCGGGCCGACAGCGTCGTGTCGAGCTTGACGACGCAGTTGTAGTAGTCGTCGCCGCCCGCTTCGAAGGGCGCCGTGCGATACAGGCTCGATTTGCCGAGGATCGAGATGGTGCGCTGCTGCGCAAGGCACACCACCGCGTCCTTCAGGGTCTGGCGCGCATCGCCGAGATTCGCCCCCAGTCCGATATATGCAACCGTCATGGCATCACTTCCTACGTCGTTCGCCGGCGAGCGCGTCAGTCGTCGGAACCGCTCGCGGTATCGCCCGAGGCTTCCGGTGCCTGCTCGGCGGCACCTTCACCCGGCTTGCGGTTTCGCACGCCGCCGCGGCGGCGCCGCTTGCGGGGCGATTTTTCCTTCGTGCCGCCCTGCGTGAGCAATGCCTCGCGAGCGGCCGCGTCGCCTTCGATGAAATCCGTCCACCACTGTCCGACTTCCGCATCGAGCTCGCCGGATTCGCAGCGTAACAGGAGGAAATCATACCCCGCTCTAAACCTTTGGTGTTCCAGCAGCCGCATCGCGCTGCGGCCCGAGCGTTTCTCGAGGCGCAGCTGCAGGCCCCAGATCTCGCGCATGTCGGCCGAGTAACGCTTGTGGATCGCGAGTTTCTCGGTCTGCATGTCGAGCACGTCGTCCATCGCGCGATGGAGCGCCGGCACCGGGATTTCGCCTTCGGCCGTGTATTGCTCGAAGCGCTGGCGCATGTCGTGCCACAGCAGCGTCGCGAACAGGAAGCCCGGCGACACCGTCTTGCCGGCGCGCACGCGCGCGTCGGTGTTGTTCAGCGCGAGCGTGATGAACTTCTCGCCCTGCGGCTGTTCGAGCACGACGTCGAGCAGCGGCAGCAGCCCGTGGTGCAGGCCTTCCTTGCGCAGCTTCGTCAGGCACGCGAGCGCGTGGCCGGACAGCAGCAGCTTCAGCATTTCGTCGAACAGGCGCGCGGCCGGCACGTTGTTGATCAGGTCGGCGAGCGCGTTGATCGGTTCGCGCGTGTGCGGCTCGATCTCGAAACCGAGCTTGGCCGCAAAGCGCACGACGCGCAGCATCCGCACCGGATCCTCGCGGAACCGCGTGGCCGGATCGCCGATCATCCGCAACAGGCGGGCGCGCACATCGGCCATCCCGTCGTGGTAGTCGAGCACCGTCTGCGTCGACGGGTCGTAGTACATCGCGTTGATCGTGAAGTCGCGGCGCGCGGCGTCTTCGTGCTGCTCGCCCCACACGTTGTCGCGCAGCACGCGGCCGCTCGCGTCCACCGCATGCGTGCGGCGATCGAGTTCGTCGCGCTTCAGGCGCTTCGGCGGCTCGGCCGTGGCAGCAGCCGCCTCGGGCGGCGCGTCGACCAGCGCGCGGAACGTCGACACCTCGATCAGCTCCTGACCGAACTGCACGTGCACGATCTGGAAGCGGCGGCCGATCAGGCGCGCGCGACGGAACAGGCGCTGCACCTCGGTCGGCGTTGCGTCGGTCGCGACGTCGAAGTCCTTCGGCGCGATGCCGAGCAGCAGGTCGCGTACCGCACCGCCGACGATGAACGCACGGAAGCCCGCCTGCTGCAGCGTGTCGGTCACGCGTACGGCGTTCTTCGAGATCAGCGCCGGGTTGATGCCGTGCACGCTGGCCGGCACGACGGTTGGTTCATGGTTGCTGCGCGGTTTCTTCGCGCCGCCGCCGCGCGTGCCCTTCGGGGCGCGCGGGGTAGCAGGGGCCGCTTCTTCGGCCGGGGCCGTTGCGGGAGACGTTTGCTCGGTTTCGTCCTGGCCGAGCAGCTTGCGGATGAATTTTTTGATCACGACGTTCAGAAGAGATCGAGGATGCGCCAGCCGCGATTGCTTGCATGCGCACGCAGCGTGTCGTCAGGGTTGGTCGCGATCGGGTCGGTGACTTTCTCGAGCAACGGGATGTCGTTGTGCGAGTCGCTGTAGAAGTAGGTATGCGTGAAGTCGCTCCATTGCTTGCCGAGCGAAGCGAGCCACGCTTCGGTCCGCACGATCTTGCCTTCGCGATAGCTCGGCGTGCCGGTCGGCCGGCCCGTGTACGGCGAATCGGGATGCCCGTCGGTCGTTTCGACCTCGCAGGCGATCAGCGTGTCGACACCGAACGCGGTGGCGATCGGGCGCGTGATGAATTCGTTGGTCGCCGTCACCACGCAGCACAGGTCGCCTGCATCGAGGTGCTTGCGCACGAGTTCGAGCGCGGCGGGTGTCATTGCGGGCCGGATCACCTCGTGCATGTACTGCTCGTGCCATTCGGCCAGCTGCGCGCGCGAATACTTCGCGAGCGGCGTGAGCATCGCCGTGAGGTACGCGTGGATGTCGAGCTTGCCGGCCTTGTAGTCGGCGAAGAACTGATCGTTCTGACGCGAGAAGCTTTCCGCGTCGACGATGCCGAGCTTCACCATGAAGCGACCCCATTCGTGGTCGCTATCGGTCGGGATCAGCGTGTGATCGAGGTCAAAGAGTGCCAGATTAGTCATGGAAGCGCATTTTACTCGAAGCGGTTCGGGCCCGTGCCCGGTGGTGGGATGTCGTCGCCGGGACGCGCCAGCATGCGGCGCAGCAATGGCAGCGTGACGGCGCGTTTCTGCTCGAGCGAGAAGCGGTCGAGCGCGTCGAGCAGTGCCATCAGGCTCGGCATGTCGCGGCGGAAATGGGTCAGCAGGTAGGCGGCGATGTCGTCGGTGAGCGCGATCCCGCGCTCCTTCGCCGCGAGCTTGAGCACGGCGATCTTGCCGGCGTCGGACGGCGGCGACAGGTGGAACACGAGCCCCCAGCCGAGGCGCGTGCGGAGATCCTCGCGCACGTCGAGCGCGAGCGGCGCCGCGGGGCCTGCCGCGACGAACGCGCTCGACGGGTGCGCGCGCACTTCGTTGAACAGGTTGAACAGCGCGACCTGCTGCGTGTCGCTCATCTTGTCGCAGTCGTCGATCGCATAGATGCCGATGCGCGGATCGAACGTGAACGCGCCGAGCGGGCTCTGCGGCGTCAGGTAGCGCGCATAGCCGTACGACGCGTCGCTCACGAGCGCCTGCAGCAGATGGGTGCGGCCGCAGCCGGGCTCGCCCCAGATGTAGAACGACCGATCCGGCACGGGGCCCGCCGCGAGCGCGAGGTCGAGCTTCTGCAGGCGCGAGATGAGCTCGTCGTTCTCCTCGTTCATGATGAAGTTGTCGAACGTGGCGGGCGGCGGCGTGCCGAGATCGAGCGTCAGTTGACGGGACACAACAGTCACAATGCGGGTCGGTTGAAAATACGCGCGCCGTACGCCGGGCACGCGCCGGGGCTTGCGTCTTCACGGGCTTCACGCGCGGCCGCCCGCACGGCGCCACGCCGGTTTCGGCGCGGTTCGCTCGGCGATGAAAACGGGGACGTGTTGACCAAGATGCAATCCCTGACGATTCGGTGCTGGGAATTCCGGCCAACGGGCCGGCTTCGGGTAAAATCGCATTTTACCGACCTTCTCGCATTCCCCCATGAATCCTCCGAAATCCGCTCCCGACGCTCAGGGTCTGTCCTATCGCGACGCAGGTGTCGACATCGACGCGGGCGACGCACTCATCGACAAGATCAAGCCTTTTGCGAAGAAAACCCTGCGCGACGGCGTGCTCGGCGGCATCGGCGGGTTCGGCGCGCTGTTCGAAGTGCCGAAGAAGTACAAGGAGCCCGTGCTCGTGTCGGGCACCGACGGCGTGGGCACCAAGCTCAAGCTGGCATTTCATCTGAACAAACACGACACCGTCGGCCAGGATCTCGTCGCGATGAGCGTGAACGACATCCTCGTGCAGGGCGCCGAGCCGCTGTTCTTCCTCGATTATTTCGCGTGCGGCAAGCTCGACGTCGACACCGCTGCAACGGTCGTCAAGGGCATCGCGCAGGGTTGCGAACTGTCGGGCTGCGCGCTGATCGGCGGTGAAACGGCCGAAATGCCGGGCATGTACCCGGACGGCGAGTACGACCTGGCCGGCTTCGCGGTCGGCGCGGTCGAGAAGAGCAAGATCATCGACGGCAGCACGATCGCCGAAGGCGACGTGGTGCTGGGCCTCGCCTCGAGCGGCATCCACTCGAACGGCTTCTCGCTGGTGCGCAAGATCATCGAGCGCGCGAACCCCGACCTGTCGGCCGATTTCCACGGCCGCTCGCTGGCCGACGCGCTGATGGCGCCCACGCGCATCTACGTGAAGCCGCTGCTTGCGCTGATGCAGAAGCTGTCGGTGAAGGGCATGGCGCACATCACGGGCGGCGGTCTCGTCGAGAACATTCCGCGCGTGCTGCGCGAAGGCCTCACCGCCGAGCTCGACCAGAACGCGTGGCCGCTGCCGCCGCTGTTCAAGTGGCTGCAGGAGCACGGCGGTGTCGCCGATGCGGAAATGCACCGCGTGTTCAACTGCGGCATCGGCATGGCCGTGATCGTTTCGGCGGCCGATGCCGACGCAGCGATCGCCGACCTGACCGCCGCCGGCGAACAGGTGTGGAAGATCGGCACCGTGCGTGCGACCCGCGAAGGCGAGGCGCAGACGGTCGTGGTCTGACGCACTGCCTGCAGCAGATGCAGCAAGGAAAGCCGCCCGGAGTCGATCCGGGCGGTTTTTTTTCGGGCGTGGCGTGGCGTACGGGCGCGCGCCGACGAAGGAGGGACGACGATGACCGAAGACGAACGCGCGATCCGCGAGCTCGTGGACAACTGGTTCGTATCGAGCCGGCGCGGCGACCTGGCGACCGTGCTCGACCTGATCGCCGACGACGCGATCTTCATG
This region of Burkholderia contaminans genomic DNA includes:
- the panB gene encoding 3-methyl-2-oxobutanoate hydroxymethyltransferase: MTYLQESSRPAVTVPKLQAMRDAGEKIAMLTCYDASFSALLDRSGVDVLLIGDSLGNVLQGHSTTLPVSLDDIAYHTACVARAQPRALIMADLPFGTYGTPAEAFASSVKLMRAGAQMVKLEGGEWLAETIRFLVERAVPVCAHVGLTPQSVHAFGGFKVQGKTEAGAAQLLRDARAVEAAGAQVVLLEAVPTLIGSEVTHMLRVPTIGIGAGADCSGQVLVLHDMLGVFPGKRPRFVKDFMQGESNIQAAVEAYVRAVKDGSFPGPEHSF
- a CDS encoding deoxynucleoside kinase; the protein is MTPTPLTVTAPDLRAPHRYLVIEGPIGVGKTTLARLLGERWSMQTLLERPQDNPFLERFYRDTARYALPVQLSFALQRAQQARELIGALETGRPVIADFMPQKNDIFARLNLPEDEWQLYRSVATHVDVPQAPSPDLVVYLQASPEVLFSRIQKRGLPMELQISDAYLRSLVDAYNEFFYHYDRTPVLTVAAEHLNPLDSPEDLALLVERIETMRGRKEFFVKGETTR
- the folK gene encoding 2-amino-4-hydroxy-6-hydroxymethyldihydropteridine diphosphokinase; this translates as MTVAYIGLGANLGDARQTLKDAVVCLAQQRTISILGKSSLYRTAPFEAGGDDYYNCVVKLDTTLSARELLALCQKIEHHFGRERPYRNAPRTLDLDILLFGDDSIDEPDLIVPHPRLTDRAFALVPLVEIEPALDIPARGRADAFLAAVADQRVEKVQTCQCLMQKALAASEAADKNRCR
- the pcnB gene encoding polynucleotide adenylyltransferase PcnB, giving the protein MIKKFIRKLLGQDETEQTSPATAPAEEAAPATPRAPKGTRGGGAKKPRSNHEPTVVPASVHGINPALISKNAVRVTDTLQQAGFRAFIVGGAVRDLLLGIAPKDFDVATDATPTEVQRLFRRARLIGRRFQIVHVQFGQELIEVSTFRALVDAPPEAAAATAEPPKRLKRDELDRRTHAVDASGRVLRDNVWGEQHEDAARRDFTINAMYYDPSTQTVLDYHDGMADVRARLLRMIGDPATRFREDPVRMLRVVRFAAKLGFEIEPHTREPINALADLINNVPAARLFDEMLKLLLSGHALACLTKLRKEGLHHGLLPLLDVVLEQPQGEKFITLALNNTDARVRAGKTVSPGFLFATLLWHDMRQRFEQYTAEGEIPVPALHRAMDDVLDMQTEKLAIHKRYSADMREIWGLQLRLEKRSGRSAMRLLEHQRFRAGYDFLLLRCESGELDAEVGQWWTDFIEGDAAAREALLTQGGTKEKSPRKRRRRGGVRNRKPGEGAAEQAPEASGDTASGSDD
- a CDS encoding HAD family hydrolase, with the translated sequence MTNLALFDLDHTLIPTDSDHEWGRFMVKLGIVDAESFSRQNDQFFADYKAGKLDIHAYLTAMLTPLAKYSRAQLAEWHEQYMHEVIRPAMTPAALELVRKHLDAGDLCCVVTATNEFITRPIATAFGVDTLIACEVETTDGHPDSPYTGRPTGTPSYREGKIVRTEAWLASLGKQWSDFTHTYFYSDSHNDIPLLEKVTDPIATNPDDTLRAHASNRGWRILDLF
- the hda gene encoding DnaA regulatory inactivator Hda: MSRQLTLDLGTPPPATFDNFIMNEENDELISRLQKLDLALAAGPVPDRSFYIWGEPGCGRTHLLQALVSDASYGYARYLTPQSPLGAFTFDPRIGIYAIDDCDKMSDTQQVALFNLFNEVRAHPSSAFVAAGPAAPLALDVREDLRTRLGWGLVFHLSPPSDAGKIAVLKLAAKERGIALTDDIAAYLLTHFRRDMPSLMALLDALDRFSLEQKRAVTLPLLRRMLARPGDDIPPPGTGPNRFE
- the purM gene encoding phosphoribosylformylglycinamidine cyclo-ligase gives rise to the protein MNPPKSAPDAQGLSYRDAGVDIDAGDALIDKIKPFAKKTLRDGVLGGIGGFGALFEVPKKYKEPVLVSGTDGVGTKLKLAFHLNKHDTVGQDLVAMSVNDILVQGAEPLFFLDYFACGKLDVDTAATVVKGIAQGCELSGCALIGGETAEMPGMYPDGEYDLAGFAVGAVEKSKIIDGSTIAEGDVVLGLASSGIHSNGFSLVRKIIERANPDLSADFHGRSLADALMAPTRIYVKPLLALMQKLSVKGMAHITGGGLVENIPRVLREGLTAELDQNAWPLPPLFKWLQEHGGVADAEMHRVFNCGIGMAVIVSAADADAAIADLTAAGEQVWKIGTVRATREGEAQTVVV